In Anopheles gambiae chromosome 2, idAnoGambNW_F1_1, whole genome shotgun sequence, a single window of DNA contains:
- the LOC4576733 gene encoding cuticle protein 7, giving the protein MFKILALIACLAIVASAQYHGVPEHKDYHDHPKYKFEYGVKDPHTGDHKTQWEVRDGDVVKGQYTLHEADGTERVVDYKSDGHNGFEADVKKVGHAHHPSHPVHAPVHAPVHHAPTHAPVHVPEHHVHHGYSGASYVNVDKHY; this is encoded by the exons ATGTTCAAA ATCCTCGCCCTCATTGCCTGTCTGGCTATCGTCGCCTCGGCCCAGTACCATGGAGTGCCCGAGCACAAGGATTACCACGATCATCCCAAGTACAAGTTCGAGTATGGCGTGAAGGATCCCCACACCGGTGACCACAAGACCCAGTGGGAAGTGCGCGATGGCGATGTCGTCAAGGGACAGTACACGCTGCACGAGGCCGACGGTACCGAGCGCGTGGTTGACTACAAGTCGGACGGTCACAACGGATTCGAGGCTGATGTCAAGAAGGTCGGACATGCCCACCACCCGAGCCATCCGGTCCATGCTCCAGTGCATGCTCCAGTCCATCATGCCCCAACTCACGCCCCAGTGCATGTGCCGGAGCATCATGTCCACCACGGATACTCGGGTGCCAGCTACGTCAACGTCGATAAGCACTACTAA